CAAATATTAGTTAAGTGAAAGGAGGCTTCAGAGAAAGCTCATGCTTGCTGGGCACAACTTCGGATGTTTCAATTAATTCTCTTCTGCCATTACTACAACTTTAgggaaaagtctgagaaacattGCTTTGTGGGCTCTAGCTGACCATGAAAGCCCAGCCTAGGGTGTGTCAACTTTGAGAGTAAAGAATGGTGACCCTTACCAAAGATAAAATGTTTCGGGATGTCTTGGGCCCACCAGGAGGTCCGCCAAATGGAATCTCTGCAATGCTTTCAACCTGGCCCTGAATAGCTTCCCTTCACTGGGAAGTGAAGACCTTTGATTTTTCCTGCATGTCCCTATTTTTGTCTTCAACAGCCAATGGCACGGCCCAGGGACATGCTTGACTAGTTTACCATCAAGTCCTTGGGCCATTGTTTTTTCCATCTCACTGACACAATGTCAGCATTCAGGTGAAGGGGATGTGGTCCACAGGTGAGAAGCAGAAATGTAAACGTGTCAGGATCATGGGCGCTAAATGCTCTAAATGTTTGGATGAACATGTGTTTGTCTCAAATCTGGGAATCTGCTCATTTGCAGATTGATTTGTCAGTCCATATATAGTGAATTTGATCTTGGAAAATCCATGTATAGTGAGTTTGACCTTGGATATCCATTTGGGACCACTAATTAAAATGCTAGTTTGGAAACATCACCAGACTGGTTTAAGAAACCTGTGTTCTTACTTAAACTAgccatgtgatcttggacaaggtGCTTAAGTCCTCTGGGTCTTATTTTTCTCGTTTCCAAAATGAGAAAGGCAGGACTAGATGGTCTCTGAGGTCACTGGATACAACCACTTGtaacattataattttatgaatatcTACTGAAAGAGCCTAAAGCTATGCAGATGTGAAGTTCTGTCTTGTGTTAAATGCCATGGCCCAAGCAGGAATTTGTACTAATTCACACCAGATCAGTATATGTTTTAAAGGTGTAAGTTCAACTGAGTTTCTATGTGAAGACCATAGGAAGTAACAACTATGATGTTTTCCCACTATAACCATTCCATTAGAAAGCAGTGGAGGACCACGAGCAGTTGGCATTGGTGGTAGTTTTGAATGAGAGAAGACAAACTAGGAAATGGAGCTGAATCAGAGGGTGGGAAATATATAACAGGTCTTCCATGAAGGGGATGAGGGGATAGTAAGCTTTCCTAAGGACTAGTTTAAATGTCTCAGGAGGGGAAATGCCGTTAGAGCCCTCTCTCCATTGATTGCTGTGAAGATCGAACACTTTGGAGGTAAGAGGAAGACActctcaaaacttagtggcttatcctctgctttcttttcatatCTTTGAATTCATGGCAGGTAGAGATGAGAAAAATCCCCCTCAAGTAAAGCAGTCTTCACAGAAATACACGatagccctttttttttttgctcccaTTGAAAGCATTGCCACGTACTCACCCCACTCCAGATTACCTTACCTAGAGAAATTAATGcatattgtcttttttgtctgaCCTTGAACCTTACCTTATTTACTCTTGGCTAGGAACTTTTTTTGGCGAGGAGAAGCTGAGGAGGAGCTTGGCCTCCTTTGTTTAAATCCTTTGTTCTTCTGTAACGGAAGTCAGGCCTGTTCCATCCATCATAGGTTTGGCCACTCAACGTTTGACACCACAGTAGTAAATATAGATGATAACACCCCTCAAACTTTTCCTACATGCCAGCCACtgtactaagtgctttatatatattgtCACATTTAATCTACAGAATACACCTATGATCTAGGTTACCTTTATATTGATGAGGAAATTCCCATCTCCCTAAGTTGAGAGGACTTTCCATCATAGCGTGTATTTCCATTACGAGTAGACATCTTTCCTTACCTCCCTTCTTGTGAACCATGGACTTCCTACAAAGTCTCAATAGTGGGCTTTCTCATGCCCCTATGGCTTCAAGGACGCTCCCAAGCTTACTGGTTTTGGTGTCCTGCATGGGTAAACGTCCTGTTAAGAGCTGTAACTGCTCTTTCTGTCCCTCCGTGGTGGGATGAGTGTAGGAAGAGGACTTTAAAAGAGTTTGGATCCGAAGTCTTCCAAACCCTTTTGGAGGGCCAGTTGTGCAGGAGCATAGGAGAAATGTGATGAAATGAGCCAAGGCTCTCTCAACGAGAAGGCTCCCTGGATGTTGTTGCTACTGATATGTTCTCTGCTGCTATAGCTCTAGGGTTATTCCCTAGAAACGTAGACACTATGAAGAGGACCAACTGAATCACTGTGTAGAGAATGGTCCTCCTCTCAAGggcatttcctcttcttacaTCCTGCTCTTGAGATCAAGACCCTTCTCTTCACACTGACTCAGTTGGCTCTCTTCATAGTGTCTGTGGGTCATTTACTTCAGAGTGTGAAAACTTCAGGGAACAGGGTTACGTGAAAAAGTCTCCTACCTAATCTACCTCAATCTCACCACTAGGAAAGCTAGCTCTCTCCAGCTCCAGTTTTTGGGTTACTTTCTTTACTGGATTCCATTTCTGCTCCTTAGGTCCAAGTTGAAACACTTTTCTTTGAAGCCATATACACAAAGCTGGGCAATACTCCCCTGgacaccctcctcccctctgcaaGTTCCCACTCCCAGCCACAGAAATCTCTTATAACTAATCAGTCTCCTTTTCCCATTCTTCAGCTTTTAAATAGGAATGCATCAAGATTCAGCCAGCGTTGGTATTTGGCCCAAACCTGTTATTCATTTTGGACTTCAGCTTTGACCTTTGGAAGGCTGAATAGCCAAATGCCTATTTCAACATTATTCTTGGCATCGCTAAACTTGGCTGTGATCAAGATCatgtgaaggaatggaagacTGTCAAACCTAATCAGTTAAAGCATCAATAATGAGAACAAGCCAagtcatttttattcattgttaATATCTGAATAGccactttcaaatatttctgagcaTTCTAGATATAACTTGGAGTGAAATTTTTCTTATGaacttttttaatgtagaaagTCTATCAGTCAGTGGaagtataaatgcatatttactattttaagaaaaatgctgTAATAATTAATGGTTGTGAAAGCttatattatatacaaaatattaagaattttcacatagttaaaaaataggaaaattagtCGGCAGCTAATACAAATAGTAGGAGAGAGTATATTAGCTGGATAACAATAGGAAGAACCTTATAGACTTTTTGAGCCAAAAGCATTTataacaatttaataaataataccaGCACTATTTAACAAATAGTACAAGGcagaataatagaaattagaTTATATCATATTTCTATGATTTCGTTATATCATAATCTTTGTAGAATTGATTGGTGTATTAGTATTTATCAGGTTAAAATAATCCTTAAGAACTATactttttaggaaaattttttttattgaggtataacttacgTAGAGTAAATACATGAATCGTTAAGTATACAGCTCAGTGAGTTTTCACAAATTAAACATATCCAGATTAAGAAAGAACATTTCTAGCTTACCTCTTACCCATTCCCAGTCAGTACTCCCCAAGGCTACAGCTATTCTGACCTCCAGCATCACAgattacttttaaattatgtttaatttttagttatttaatacTATCTAGGTCATAAGTCTTTCAAGAAAATGTCCTATTTGGAAATTCTTCTCAATTTGAGAAGATGCATTAAAGTCATAATTTTAGCCACTTCAAAATTTTGTGAGGAGGATGTCTTCAAAGCCATTGTATCCATAAGGAAAAtcatcaataaagaaaatataaagagttgtgaaaaaagaataaactgaaaaGAAGTATCAGCTACCCTTAAGTATCTTGCTTTTTTATGCACCTCAATTGAAAACCATCTATTTAGAATGATAAATGCATAGTATAGAGACCATGGGATGTATAGATTTTACACTCAGTCATTTGGCATTTGTCCACAACGTATGTTTAGTGCACCTCTTACTTTCAAAACTCATCAACTTATTGGCTCCACACTCTGCTTGAATTGTTTAAGGTTCcgctctcttttcttttgatcatcctttccctcccttctctcacctcctcaAACCACTCAGCTCACCTGGAAGGACTCAGCCTGCAGACTTGTCCTCTAGCCTGCTCTTGAACTTCACTCTGGCACAAGAAAGCCCTCAAGGAGAATTGAGTGGGGTATTTGCCTTGGTCTGCGTGTTTGCCAAAGGTGGATATGATCTGACGGGGATATTGCTATTGCTACAGCCACTGCTACTACTAATTGTTATGATTGAATGCCTACCAGTGCCTGGGGCTGACTAAGGCTTCATAAATGTCATTTCCAAATCTTCCTGCAATCCTGTTGGATAGGTGGTATTACTCCCATTTTGCTACATGGAAACATAGCTGTAGGGAGGTTCAGTAGTTTGCTCAAGGTTACGTAGCCAGGAAGGACTGAGCCAAGATTTACACCCAAGATTTGGCTCCAAAGCTTACTTTGACTCTGGTAAGGAGTCAAGGAGCACTGGAGTTGTTGGGGACGGACAGGAAGAGAGCAGACTACTCAACAGGGAATGGAAGGTCCAAAAACATGGCTGGGTGCTAAAGTGGGGCAGGCATGGGTGTAGTGCAGCTCCTCTGGGACtgagatgaaggaagagagaaggggctggTGATGGTCAGGGTTTCAGGCAATGTGGGGTGTGGGTGTGGCAGTTAACAGGATAGAGTCAATAGAAAGCCAGAGCTTCTCCAGCTCTGCTCACTAAGGAGGGAGAAATGGTATCTGCAGCTCAAGGGGACAGGGAGATGGCATTTCTACATCTCAACCCCTCCGGCCTGGGCAGACTGCCAGAGTGGAAAGCCAGGGAAGCACCGAGGCAGGAGAGATCATTATCAGGAGGAAGGAAGCTCTGGCAGCTCCCACCAGCCTGTTTGTGACAAGCAGGCTCTGGGCCACGGAAGTCCCTTGAGGTCAAGGGAAATGTGATCCTGGAGCAGGGAGATGAAGCTGGGACACTCCACTGATCCTATGTCTTCAGGCCAAGGGGATCTAACTAGAGCTAGGCCCAGGGCCCAGGTCAGAAGAGCAGTGggctggagaagggggaggatggtcagagaggcagagagagagaaggaattaaGATCCCAGGAGCAACCCACAAACAGTCTCTTGGCTTAAGTGGTAATAACCTTTATTGCAGCCAACACATGGTAACTGGCTCTTCGGAGCTCTCAGGGTACATTTCTTCAGGGTGAACTCTTACCTAGTTCTCCTCTTGTCCCTGTAGAGGTTTCCTTTTTTGTCCAATAGTCAGGTAGAAAGTGCACTGTATTTAGAAGGAGACTTAGCTTCAAGTCAAGCTTCTTTTACTAACCAATTTGACAAGCTCTTTAGTTAAGCTTTCTgaaatctcaatttcctcatcctaAAGTAGGCAAGTAATCTCTGTCAAGTCTATCTCACAAGGGACTCATGCGGCATGAAATgctatataaatatgaaatggttcttccttgtcttctttccttccagcTGCCTCTCTGCACACAGGCCACCTCACTACCACCTCAGAGCTGGGGAAGATTCCTACTCTAGGAACAGGAACAGCTCTGTCCATATATCCCATACAaccctttccatttatttcctcctcttgtcACGCTGTCATGATAAGGTGAGGGCAGGGGAAAGATGTACAAGGCACAGACCCGGGAACCCACACCAGAGCTTGCTCAGCCCCTCTCTTGGGGATAAGCTTCCAGGAGAACagcaagaaaaagatgaaagaccATTTCTTCTGGAGCTTAGCCTACTGAGGTATCAACCTCAGCTCCCCCTTCAGTCTCTTGGAAGAGCCTGAGCTAAGAACGACCCCAAGAGATGAGGGGAAGAGAAACTTCTCAGCATAGAAGGAGTGGTACAAAGGCATGGAAAAGGAATTAAGGCACAACCCAAGAGTGAGGAAGGCTGGAAATCTGAAAGACTTTGTCCAAGTGCACAGGAACCAGCGGGAATTGCCCAGAGTCCCCTTTCTGGGGAGGGTCACAGGCCACAATGAAGAACGCATCCAGTTGCTTCTCTTTGTACCTGCAGTCTGGGTACCTCCCAGAGGTGAGGTCACACATGGTCAGGGACACGGACTTCTGGCTCTGGTGGCAGTTCTTATGGCCGTTCTTGCAGGCTATGCTGGGGGTCTGACAGGTGGTGGCCACGCTGGAGAAGGATTCATGCAGGAAGGTGTTGAGGTCTTTGCAGCGTTTTGTGTACTTGTTGACGTTGCCCATCGCCGTGTTGCATCCCTGGGGCTTGGGCTGCACATGCTGAGTTTCAAACCACTGAGCTGGGGTCATGTGCTTGGGCTTGGCACTGACTGGGACCTTGGCCACCCAGAgccccagcagcaggagcagcagcagggaGCAGAACCCAGCTCTGGCAGCTGCCATCTTAAGGGAAACAGTCAGAATGGAGGGCTGCAGTCTCTGGGGACAGAGAGCAGGTGGTGTTTAGTTGAGAAATTAGCCTTCCTATACCTGCTCCTTCTAGCTAACCATAATCTCCCTCCCCTactgcctccttcctccctcaccctgTGTCTCACCTCTTCCTCCCCGTCTGTGTGCCCACACCATGACCCCAGCCCATAACCCTATGGCCCCAACCACCTCACCTTGTACCCCTATCTTCCTTCATTCTGTCCCTCTTGCCTCCCAATCTTTGTTCTATCTCCTCTCCCTCAAGTCCCACCCCCTTTGTGTCCCTATGTCCCCAtccttttctctgtatctcaTCCCCTCCATGACCCCATCCCCATCTCCTGTGTCCCCATATTGTGCCTCCAACCCCCAGcatcactctcttctctcccctatCTATGTCCTCATCCCCTACACATTGAGTCCTTCCCTTGTCCATCTTATCACTTACCTGAGTGTATTCTTATCCAGTCAGTaccttctctgtcctctcctctcagcCGTGTCCCACCGCAGACCTCACTTCCTCACTGAGTCCTCACACTAGGGCTGAGGATGTACCTACCCACCACTGGGCCTGGGATCTCTGAGAGCCTCTTCTCACTGCCTAACTCCTTAAGAGCTGGTGTGGGCTACACTGCTTCTGTTTGGGGCGGGCTGGGGAGCAGTCCTGGGTCAGGAAATGAATCAGGTTCATGCCTCTCCACTTATGTGTCCCAAATAAGTGGATACTTAGGGAGCTAGTGCACCTGCCTAAACATGTTCAGCAATGAGGAAGCTTGAATCCTCATGCTCCAAGACTAGATTTGGCCCCTGGTCACATGGTTTTAATGACTCTAATAAAGCACCTGACCAGGTGTCAACCaaaatgaattttggggagagTTGTCATTTATCTCCTCCTATATACACTCTGGTTCATGATCCTGGGAAGAGCCAATCACTGTGATGATAAGGATTGCCTTTTTCTCACCTGAGATACAGATAGAATAGCGTGGAAAGTTGCTTTGTATGCTTTCCCATCATTGGGACTTACTGCTTATCTTTTGGAGGAGACAGGGAAGTGGATGAATCATCACAGTCACGATGCCCAGCACATCCCGACTCAGCTATTGTACAATGACTCATTCCTCTGGACCCCTCTGGTTCCAGGCGCCCACATGGCTTTACCTGGAGAAGGCACCCAACAACTCTCATCCTTTACTCTCTCCCTTCCTACTTAGTTGAAATTTGCAAAACTTAAACATTGTTCAAATTTGGAAATGCTGTTGTTGGTGGTGTTGCTCTGCATCCAGCCATGGATCTTCCTTCACTTTGTACGCTTTGTTCCTGGTGGGTATTAGACTGTGTGGAGAGCTTGGGTCAGCACTGCTCCAGGGGCTCCAGTGAGCTTAGCATATGGCTCTCAGGAGAATCAAGACACTGACGCAGAGAAGCATCACTTTTGGTGGGTGGGAAGGCCTGGGAAACTGAGATGaacagtgtttttgttttcaggatTCTTCTGTAAGTAGTAGGTAATCTCAGAATCTCGGGTTGAtgttcaaatgtttattgagcatctactgtgtgccaagatGCTTGggatatatcagtgaacaaaagagacaaaaatccctgctttTGTAGGGTTTACATTCCATTGGGGGAAAGACAGTAAAACATATATACTTTGCTCAAAGTGATAATTGCTAAGGAAAAAAGTAGAACTGGATGGAAGTTGATAGGTGGTGATTTGTAAATAGGGTCTTTGAAGTAGGTGGCTCTGGGACAAAGACGTGAAGGTGAGAGAAATGAACTTGTGCTTGTCTGGAGAAGAATGCTCCAGGTAGAGAGATCAGACTGGAAAGGGGGGAACGCCTGGAGTgttggaggaacagcaaggagtgCATGTTGCTGGAGCAGGTGAATGATGGGGTCAGGCAGGTGCCAGAGGTTGGATCATGGACAACCAGAGAGACCATTAGGAGGACTATGACTTTTTCTCTGAACACACTGGGGAGCCCTGGGAGAGTTCTAAGCAGAGAAGCAAAAGGCTTGTCTGTTTAAAGATCACTTGGCTGTTGTATGGAGTGTAACCGTAGACAGGCTCCGTAAACTGTCTCCATCATAAGGTTTGTGTTCTGGTCCAGACGTTAGGATTTGGAGTCAGGAAGATTGGGGAGTTTGTTTTAAGGCCAGAGAGATGATATTTCAGTAGCTAAAGAGCAGAGCTGTGGGTCAGGATGAAACATCTTCAGAAGGAGCGGTGTTGGAGATGGGACCCACCACTAGATGGCAACAGAGAACCAGGAGCAAGTTCCGGCAGGGCATCCACTCCTCTAGTTGGCCCTCAGTGAGGCCTTGACCGAAGGAACAGCATTCATTGCTTTGTTAAGGTGCCTGAATCTTTGCAATTTGAACTTCTGGATAGAGAATTATGCCTCTGCTGCtgtagaaatgcaaatgtttggagaaaaaaaatccatggttTAAAGCAGACTGTGGATAGAATACGGATCAGCATAGGCCAGTCCAGCCCTGGCATGGTGGCTGGGGTTGGAGGAGTTGGTGGGAGGCCAAGAGCTCATTTGAATTCCTAGCCCGGACTCCTTCTTACTTCTCATTATTCTAGAGTGAGATGTTTCCAAACCACAACTTGCACTGCCCTCTGCTCTTGTGTTTTCCTGTCATTATAATTATCCTAGTTTGCTCTTCAACTCCATTATGCTGCATTCCCCAGAAGGCTGCCTTAGTGAtctgtgaaagtaaaataaagatggCCCTACTGACTCAgatcaaaaggaagagagagtaaaGGTTTAGGTTTGCACTGAATGAAAATTGATGTAGAAGAGTCGACCCTCCCATCTGCACAATTCAAGCTGAAACCCTTATTTTACCTCCATTGTTTGGATAAGGCGGgtgattttgtttcttcatttgcttaaAGTATCCAGTTTCCAAGATCTGTTTCCCTCTGCACTCGGTAggataattttgccatttttccttCAGTACATTCATGGAGCAAGaggaaaagatggaggaagggggacaAGGTTAGGGAGAACAAAAGCAGTTAGGCATCAGGCCAAGGACTGGTCAGGGCATCtggcagaagggagaagagagaaattagagaagggACAGCAGAAGACAAAGTGGGAGAGAAGATGAGAGGGAAGTAAGCCCCTCAGACAAGAAACCTCCATCCAGGGATATGAGGTAactgccccagcctcctcctcattCTATCGCCATAGTCATTGCTCTTGGCTTAACCTCTCCCCAGGACaccgttgtgtgtgtgtgtctgtgtgtgtttaaagtTGTTTGGGTGGGTGTTGTGAAAATCCCAGCAGTGCCAGGTGGACCTCTGCCTGTCTTCCCCACAGGACAACAGCTGCTGCTTCCTGTAGCCTGTGTTGGGAGGGGATGAggggggctgggagagaggaaggctggGCCTGGATTGGtgcccagcctctctctcttccagagTTCCACACAGCCTCTGGATACTGGTGGAAAGCCCACGAGAGTTTCCTTCCAAGCAGGAGCAGGTCCAAGTTCTGTTATCCTAATTTTGTTGTTCCTCAGATAAATAAAGGTGATGGGCTAATTTTTGTAGATGGGGAAAGTGAAACAAACAGCAAGTTGGGGTCAGATGTGAGACTTTCTTTGGGTCTTTGGATTCTCATGACCTTTCCTGGAACAGCTTTGGGTctggaggaggcagccctgaCAGAAGGTTGGAATCCCTGGCTCCCAGACCAATGCCTTTAGACAAGCCAGGACGGAGGAGAGGGGAACCTAGTCTGGGTTTGAGAGGCCTCACCAGGTCTCTCTGTCTCATAAGCCATTGCAAGCTCCTCATTTATctacagaataaaatataaattccttgGCTTGATATTCAAGATCTGCCACAATTCGGCAAACTTGTCTTTCCAACTTTATCTCTCCCTTTTCCCACACTAAGTGCCTCAACTCCAGCCAtcctggttttctcttttttctcaaacATACCTTTCATAGTCCTCTTTATCTCCGCTTAACTCGTGTTCCTTGAGACCCATCCCAAGGAACCAGGATCACCTCCCCTCCTGAAAACTTGCT
The DNA window shown above is from Equus quagga isolate Etosha38 chromosome 2, UCLA_HA_Equagga_1.0, whole genome shotgun sequence and carries:
- the LOC124234945 gene encoding ribonuclease 7 isoform X1, encoding MASEAEKTFQRFAVFGESSSTGTEMNNKNFSKLCKDCGIMDGKMVTSTDVDIVFSKVKAKNARTITFQQFQEAVKELGQKLFKGKNPDEALADIYKLMEGKDPATTGVTRLQPSILTVSLKMAAARAGFCSLLLLLLLGLWVAKVPVSAKPKHMTPAQWFETQHVQPKPQGCNTAMGNVNKYTKRCKDLNTFLHESFSSVATTCQTPSIACKNGHKNCHQSQKSVSLTMCDLTSGRYPDCRYKEKQLDAFFIVACDPPQKGDSGQFPLVPVHLDKVFQISSLPHSWVVP